In one window of Vibrio sp. JC009 DNA:
- a CDS encoding helix-turn-helix domain-containing protein, whose product MSAVKKRKVAVVAFEGISAFHLSVPCLIFQDVFIDREPMFELNICGLTDMTMNTSSGFSISVDSDLSLLDNADMIIVPSWPNALPEPPDLLIEKLKDAHARGAILVGLCLGAFVIAETGLLNGKTATTHWAFSELFTRKFPRVEFDNKPLFIAHDQLITSAGTAAALDCCLYIIRLMCGSEVASQLARVMVTAPFRSGGQQQYIPTPIPPRPEQETGISKVIEQIEHQLDKPHSLDSVAEKCAMSRRTFTRQFKAVYGCTFGEWLMNQRLKLSQQLLESNDYSIAHVAQLAGFGSESVYRKHFKQAFQVTPSQWRSHFSSNN is encoded by the coding sequence ATGAGTGCAGTAAAAAAGAGAAAAGTTGCGGTAGTCGCGTTTGAAGGCATCAGTGCATTTCACCTTTCGGTGCCCTGCCTGATATTTCAGGATGTATTTATCGACCGGGAACCCATGTTCGAATTGAACATCTGCGGCTTGACGGATATGACAATGAATACCAGCTCCGGATTCAGTATTTCTGTCGATAGCGATTTATCGCTGCTCGATAATGCCGATATGATCATTGTTCCAAGCTGGCCTAACGCCCTTCCTGAGCCACCGGATCTGTTGATTGAAAAACTAAAAGATGCTCATGCAAGAGGCGCGATTTTGGTTGGACTTTGTCTGGGCGCTTTTGTTATCGCAGAAACCGGGCTGCTAAACGGCAAAACTGCCACCACCCACTGGGCGTTTTCTGAACTTTTTACCCGTAAGTTCCCAAGAGTAGAGTTTGACAACAAACCGTTATTTATCGCTCATGATCAGCTAATCACTTCAGCTGGCACCGCCGCTGCTCTGGACTGCTGCCTGTATATCATTCGCCTTATGTGCGGCAGCGAAGTCGCGAGCCAGCTTGCCCGTGTTATGGTCACCGCCCCGTTCCGTTCCGGCGGACAGCAGCAATATATTCCGACCCCTATTCCGCCAAGACCTGAACAGGAAACCGGGATAAGTAAGGTAATTGAACAGATAGAACATCAGCTGGATAAGCCGCATAGTCTGGACTCAGTTGCAGAAAAATGCGCCATGAGCAGACGCACTTTCACCAGACAATTCAAAGCCGTCTACGGCTGCACTTTTGGTGAATGGCTGATGAATCAAAGACTAAAACTAAGCCAGCAACTGCTCGAAAGTAACGATTACTCCATCGCCCATGTGGCCCAACTGGCAGGATTTGGCTCAGAAAGCGTGTACAGGAAGCACTTTAAACAGGCTTTTCAGGTCACGCCTTCTCAGTGGAGAAGTCATTTTAGTAGTAATAATTAA
- a CDS encoding GGDEF domain-containing protein, which yields MTSQESDLFRFDGSYRDSDSEKDFHKTRWQGYVVKIRFLCLLSGVAYLTGIYSDTVTLGNAAGFYYMMVARLITFGSALYCIFSTFSKSYNKTQRALLLYFILITLTECFELYLLPEIGKQGLPLLLIIMLLYSLFLPVRYVYSAFACLFATVLYSGILLIVHEFPLKQVSPIIASFGLVTAMALSIMRNINRSKRSEAKLISQLKEVNEKLEIEIAEKELAKQELEQLARIDGLTNIYNRRHFIELAEREKLRADRSRHCFSLLFLDIDHFKAINDSYGHDIGDLVLRNLVTTCQENIRVIDILGRYGGEEFVLLLPETENQEARRMAERLRECISETVTETPAGEISITVSIGISSNETEEGATINSLLKQADIALYKAKENGRNRVEFR from the coding sequence ATGACTAGTCAGGAAAGTGACTTATTCAGGTTTGATGGTTCTTACAGGGATTCTGATTCAGAAAAGGATTTCCATAAGACGCGCTGGCAGGGTTATGTAGTCAAGATCCGATTCCTGTGTTTACTTTCCGGAGTTGCTTATCTGACGGGGATTTACAGCGATACTGTGACTCTCGGTAATGCAGCTGGTTTTTACTATATGATGGTAGCCAGGCTGATCACGTTTGGTTCTGCGCTTTACTGTATTTTTTCAACCTTCAGCAAAAGTTATAACAAAACCCAGAGAGCGCTGCTGCTCTACTTTATTCTCATTACATTAACGGAATGCTTTGAGTTATACCTGTTACCGGAGATAGGAAAGCAGGGGTTACCACTTCTGTTGATTATCATGTTGCTGTATTCCCTGTTTCTACCGGTCCGGTATGTCTATTCAGCTTTCGCCTGTTTATTTGCAACCGTGCTATATAGCGGGATTTTGCTTATTGTGCATGAGTTTCCCTTAAAGCAGGTCTCACCGATTATTGCCTCTTTTGGACTGGTTACCGCCATGGCACTAAGCATTATGCGCAATATCAACCGCTCTAAACGTTCAGAAGCAAAACTGATATCACAGCTTAAAGAGGTCAACGAAAAGCTGGAGATTGAAATTGCTGAAAAGGAACTGGCGAAACAGGAACTTGAGCAGCTTGCACGGATAGATGGATTAACCAATATCTACAACAGACGCCACTTTATCGAGCTGGCTGAACGCGAGAAGCTAAGAGCAGACAGGAGCAGGCATTGCTTCAGTCTGCTGTTTTTAGATATAGACCACTTTAAAGCCATAAATGACAGCTACGGGCATGATATTGGTGATCTGGTGCTGCGGAATCTGGTCACCACCTGTCAGGAAAATATAAGAGTCATCGACATTCTGGGACGCTATGGTGGTGAAGAGTTTGTTCTGCTTCTGCCGGAGACGGAAAACCAGGAAGCGCGCCGGATGGCTGAGCGACTGAGAGAATGCATTTCAGAAACAGTAACAGAAACGCCAGCGGGTGAAATCTCCATTACTGTCAGTATTGGTATCTCTTCAAATGAAACAGAAGAGGGAGCGACAATTAATAGCCTGCTGAAGCAGGCGGATATCGCTTTATATAAAGCGAAGGAAAATGGTAGAAATCGGGTGGAGTTTAGATAG
- a CDS encoding YbaY family lipoprotein, whose amino-acid sequence MKKALLVIFAVVMSVVLLGCETDKKSADTAQEQSAEEVNMASVTGSILYRERVALPGTAMITVTLEDVSRADASAIVLAEHSFPSDGAQVPFDFELSYDANKIDPRHRYAVRAVIQLDDKIRFTTDRVYSVITDSARTTNLLLLLKSVPGD is encoded by the coding sequence ATGAAAAAGGCGTTGTTAGTAATATTTGCTGTCGTGATGAGCGTTGTGTTACTTGGCTGCGAAACAGATAAGAAGTCAGCGGATACGGCACAGGAGCAAAGCGCAGAAGAGGTAAATATGGCATCGGTAACAGGCAGTATCCTTTACCGGGAAAGAGTTGCTCTGCCCGGAACCGCAATGATTACGGTGACTCTGGAAGATGTTTCCCGTGCAGACGCGTCAGCCATCGTTCTTGCTGAGCACTCCTTTCCTTCCGATGGTGCTCAGGTGCCGTTTGATTTTGAACTGAGCTATGATGCAAACAAAATAGATCCTCGTCATAGATACGCGGTCAGGGCTGTTATTCAGCTTGATGATAAAATCCGCTTTACAACGGACAGAGTCTATTCGGTGATCACAGACTCCGCCCGGACAACAAATTTACTTCTTTTGCTGAAAAGCGTGCCGGGCGATTAA
- the tesB gene encoding acyl-CoA thioesterase II — protein MSKALGELLELLKLEQLENTLFRGQSEHLGLPQVYGGQVLGQALSAARYTVDNQRAVHSFHSYFLHPGDPEKPIIYDVENLRDGRSLSTRRVKAIQNGRPIFYLTASYHGDTPGFEHQNAMPDIPGPENYASESELAKQISDFLPDKIKAIFCGEKPIEVRPVVVVNPLKPVKTEPKQYLWIKANGTVPDNLLIHQYLLAYASDWGFVTTALHPHKVTLMTPKFQIATIDHSMWFHRPFKMDEWLLYAIESPTASNTRGLVRGEIFDRQGNLVASAVQEGVMRFTN, from the coding sequence ATGAGCAAAGCACTGGGTGAATTACTTGAACTACTAAAACTGGAGCAACTGGAGAACACTCTTTTCAGGGGACAAAGCGAGCATTTAGGATTGCCTCAGGTATACGGAGGTCAGGTACTGGGACAGGCGTTATCCGCGGCAAGATACACAGTGGACAATCAGAGAGCTGTTCACTCGTTTCACAGTTACTTTCTGCACCCGGGTGATCCGGAAAAACCGATTATTTATGATGTAGAAAATCTGCGGGATGGCCGAAGCCTGAGTACAAGGCGGGTAAAAGCGATTCAGAACGGCAGGCCTATCTTCTATCTGACTGCCTCTTACCACGGCGATACTCCGGGATTTGAACACCAAAACGCCATGCCGGATATTCCAGGTCCTGAAAACTATGCGTCTGAGTCAGAGCTGGCAAAGCAGATCTCAGATTTTCTGCCGGATAAAATCAAGGCGATCTTCTGCGGAGAAAAGCCTATAGAGGTGCGCCCGGTGGTTGTGGTTAACCCGCTAAAGCCAGTCAAAACCGAACCTAAACAGTATTTATGGATTAAAGCCAACGGCACTGTCCCGGACAACCTGCTTATCCATCAGTATCTGCTGGCTTACGCCTCCGACTGGGGATTTGTCACCACGGCCCTGCACCCGCATAAAGTCACCCTGATGACACCCAAGTTCCAGATCGCAACCATAGACCACTCCATGTGGTTCCACCGCCCGTTCAAAATGGACGAATGGCTGCTCTATGCCATCGAAAGCCCCACAGCCAGCAACACACGCGGCCTGGTACGCGGTGAGATCTTTGACAGACAGGGGAACCTGGTTGCGTCTGCTGTTCAGGAAGGAGTGATGAGGTTTACTAATTAA
- a CDS encoding Lrp/AsnC family transcriptional regulator, protein MNLDKTDRKLLSLLQNDGTLSLNELAEAVNLTTTPCWKRLKRLEESGVIRKRVALLNPETLGLSFTAFVLVKTSDHSHEWYSRFVETVTPFPEVMEFYRMAGEYDYMMKVQVADMNCFDMFYKKLVNSVDGISNVTSTFAMEPLKYTTALPI, encoded by the coding sequence ATGAATCTGGATAAAACCGACCGCAAGCTGCTTTCTCTGCTGCAAAATGACGGAACTCTCTCTCTGAATGAGCTGGCTGAAGCCGTAAACCTGACCACAACCCCCTGCTGGAAAAGACTGAAAAGGCTGGAAGAGAGCGGTGTGATCCGCAAGCGTGTCGCCTTGCTGAATCCTGAAACTCTGGGGCTTTCTTTTACCGCATTTGTTTTGGTTAAAACCAGTGACCACTCGCATGAGTGGTACAGCCGTTTTGTAGAAACGGTAACCCCATTCCCGGAGGTGATGGAGTTTTACCGAATGGCGGGTGAGTACGACTATATGATGAAGGTTCAGGTCGCCGATATGAACTGTTTTGATATGTTCTACAAAAAGCTGGTAAATAGTGTTGATGGTATTTCCAATGTGACCTCAACTTTTGCGATGGAGCCGTTGAAGTATACGACGGCGTTACCTATATAG
- a CDS encoding multidrug efflux RND transporter permease subunit produces the protein MWLSDVSVKRPVAAVVLSLLLVVFGIVSFSRLAVREMPDIESPVVTVSTRYEGASATIVESQITSVIEDQLSGISGIDEISSTTRNGMSRIKVTFNLGYDLNTGVSDVRDAVARAERALPDEASEPVVYKDNGSGEASVYINLSSNEMDRTQLTDYINRVLMDRFSLITGVSSIDVTGGLNKVMYVKLKPDLMAGRGVTAADITSALRAENLESPGGEVRNDAIVMSVRTARTYSQPEDFDYLVVRRASDGFPIYLKDVAEVYIGAENESSTFKSDGVVNVSMGIIPQSDANPLEVAQAVHEEVNAIQKFLPEGTRLAIDYDSTIFIDRSITEVYNTLFITGGLVVLVLYIFIGQVRATLIPAVTVPVSLISAFISAYFFGFSINLITLMALILSIGLVVDDAIVVVENIFHHIEKGESPLLAAYKGTREVGFAVIATTLVLVMVFLPISFMEGMVGLLFTEFSVLLAMSVIFSSLVALTLTPVLGSKILKVNVKPNAFNRGVEVMFTRLESGYRFLLSQAMRVRLVAPLIILACIGGSYLLMKQVPSQLAPQEDRGVMFAFVRGADATSYNRMAGNMELVEQKLMPLLGQGLLKSFSIQTPAFGGRAGDQTGFVIMILEDWDHRKENVQQSLGVIRRALSGIPDARVFPFLPGFRGGSSEPVQFVLGGSDYKELQKWAELLKHEADDSPMMEGAEVGYSEKTPELVVSVDKQRAAELGISISEISETLEIMLGGTSETTFLERGEEYDVYLRGDENSFNNAADLSQIYLRTASGQLVTLDAVTRVEEIASAIKLSHYNKQKSITVTANLKDGYTLGDALDYLDQKAIDLLPGDISVSYSGESKDYKENQSSVLVVFALALLVAYLVLAAQFESFINPLVVMFTVPMGVMGGFIGLVVMSQGLNIYSQIGMIMLIGMVTKNGILIVEFANQLRDRGIAFEKAIIDASARRLRPILMTAFTTLAGSIPLIISTGAGYESRVAVGTVIFFGMAFATLVTLFVIPAMYRLLSASTEAPGHVEAELHKMLDHDTKGRASHG, from the coding sequence ATGTGGTTATCCGATGTTTCAGTAAAACGGCCGGTTGCTGCGGTTGTATTAAGTCTGCTGCTGGTAGTGTTCGGAATCGTCTCCTTTTCCCGCCTTGCTGTCCGGGAGATGCCGGATATTGAAAGCCCGGTGGTTACCGTATCCACCCGGTATGAAGGCGCTTCTGCAACCATAGTTGAAAGTCAGATCACTTCAGTTATTGAAGATCAGCTTTCGGGTATCAGCGGTATTGATGAGATCTCTTCTACAACCCGCAACGGTATGTCACGCATCAAAGTGACCTTTAATCTGGGTTATGATCTGAATACCGGCGTCAGTGATGTTCGTGATGCAGTTGCCAGAGCCGAGCGGGCACTGCCTGATGAAGCCAGTGAGCCGGTGGTTTATAAGGATAACGGCAGCGGTGAAGCTTCCGTATATATTAATCTGAGCTCCAATGAAATGGACCGGACCCAACTGACGGATTATATCAACCGGGTTTTAATGGACAGATTCAGCCTTATCACCGGAGTGAGTTCCATCGATGTGACCGGTGGTCTGAACAAGGTCATGTACGTCAAGCTTAAACCGGACCTGATGGCCGGACGGGGAGTGACGGCTGCAGACATTACTTCCGCGCTCAGAGCGGAAAATCTGGAAAGTCCGGGAGGTGAAGTCCGCAACGATGCCATTGTGATGTCAGTACGAACCGCACGTACCTATAGCCAGCCGGAAGATTTCGATTATCTGGTGGTAAGACGGGCATCCGACGGCTTCCCAATCTATCTGAAAGATGTGGCCGAGGTTTATATCGGCGCAGAAAACGAAAGCTCCACCTTTAAAAGTGATGGCGTGGTTAACGTCAGTATGGGGATTATTCCTCAGTCGGATGCAAACCCGCTGGAAGTAGCGCAGGCAGTTCATGAAGAGGTGAACGCAATTCAGAAGTTTCTTCCTGAAGGAACCCGGCTGGCTATCGACTATGACTCGACCATATTTATCGACCGCTCCATTACTGAAGTTTATAACACCCTGTTTATTACCGGTGGTCTGGTTGTTCTGGTTCTGTATATCTTTATCGGCCAGGTCAGAGCCACACTGATCCCCGCTGTTACCGTGCCGGTATCCTTGATTTCTGCCTTTATTTCAGCCTACTTTTTCGGTTTTTCTATCAACCTGATCACCCTGATGGCTCTGATCCTTTCAATTGGTCTGGTGGTGGATGATGCCATTGTGGTGGTGGAGAATATTTTCCACCATATCGAAAAAGGGGAGTCCCCACTGCTTGCTGCCTATAAAGGCACACGTGAGGTGGGGTTCGCAGTTATCGCGACGACGCTTGTGCTGGTTATGGTATTTCTGCCCATCTCGTTTATGGAAGGGATGGTGGGCCTGCTGTTTACCGAGTTTTCCGTGTTGTTGGCGATGTCAGTGATCTTCTCATCTCTGGTCGCCCTGACTCTGACGCCGGTTCTTGGCAGTAAGATCCTGAAGGTTAACGTAAAGCCAAATGCCTTTAACCGTGGTGTTGAGGTGATGTTTACCAGGCTGGAATCCGGATACCGCTTTTTGCTGAGCCAGGCAATGCGAGTCAGACTGGTTGCGCCTTTAATCATTCTGGCCTGTATCGGCGGAAGTTATCTGCTGATGAAACAGGTTCCTTCTCAGCTGGCACCGCAGGAGGACAGAGGCGTGATGTTTGCCTTTGTCCGGGGCGCCGATGCAACCAGTTATAACCGTATGGCCGGCAACATGGAGCTGGTGGAACAAAAGCTGATGCCGCTGTTGGGCCAGGGCCTGCTTAAATCTTTCAGTATTCAGACTCCGGCTTTTGGTGGCCGGGCAGGGGACCAGACCGGTTTTGTCATTATGATTCTGGAAGACTGGGATCACCGCAAAGAGAATGTTCAGCAATCATTAGGAGTTATCCGCAGAGCACTTTCAGGTATTCCGGATGCCCGTGTCTTCCCGTTTTTACCGGGATTCAGAGGTGGCTCCAGCGAGCCGGTTCAGTTTGTTCTGGGTGGCTCCGACTATAAAGAGCTGCAAAAGTGGGCTGAGCTGCTAAAGCATGAAGCGGATGACAGCCCTATGATGGAAGGTGCCGAAGTCGGTTATTCAGAGAAAACGCCGGAGCTGGTTGTTTCTGTTGATAAGCAGCGCGCCGCTGAACTGGGTATTTCCATCTCAGAGATTTCTGAAACTCTGGAGATTATGCTTGGTGGTACCAGTGAAACCACCTTCCTTGAGCGTGGTGAAGAGTATGATGTTTATCTTCGTGGTGATGAAAACAGTTTCAATAATGCTGCGGATCTGAGTCAGATTTACCTGAGAACGGCATCCGGGCAACTGGTCACTCTGGATGCGGTTACCAGGGTTGAGGAGATTGCCTCTGCCATTAAGCTTTCGCACTACAACAAGCAGAAATCCATCACGGTGACCGCTAATCTGAAGGACGGTTATACCCTGGGTGATGCTCTGGACTATTTAGATCAGAAAGCGATCGATCTTCTGCCGGGGGATATTTCTGTCAGCTATTCCGGTGAATCTAAAGATTATAAGGAAAATCAGTCCAGCGTCCTGGTGGTTTTTGCTCTGGCTTTGCTTGTGGCTTATCTGGTACTGGCCGCTCAGTTTGAAAGCTTTATCAACCCGCTGGTGGTGATGTTTACCGTTCCTATGGGGGTAATGGGGGGCTTTATTGGTCTGGTGGTGATGAGTCAGGGGCTAAATATCTATAGCCAGATCGGAATGATTATGCTGATTGGTATGGTAACCAAAAACGGCATTTTGATTGTGGAGTTTGCTAACCAGTTAAGAGATCGCGGAATCGCGTTTGAAAAGGCGATTATTGATGCATCTGCCCGCCGTTTAAGACCGATTCTGATGACAGCATTCACAACCCTGGCCGGTTCTATTCCTCTGATTATTTCAACCGGTGCCGGTTACGAGAGCCGGGTTGCGGTAGGTACCGTGATTTTCTTTGGTATGGCCTTTGCGACACTGGTGACTCTGTTTGTTATTCCGGCAATGTACCGCTTGCTTTCCGCTTCAACTGAGGCTCCGGGCCATGTGGAAGCTGAGCTGCATAAGATGCTGGATCACGATACTAAAGGAAGAGCGAGCCACGGTTAA
- a CDS encoding efflux RND transporter periplasmic adaptor subunit, whose protein sequence is MKKLSFIAVCISALLIATEAPEVVAAGQGKAEKMSKARTTLVVTETVGIHNISQSLTLIGKLEAEESVVISPEVSGKIDVIKVKANQKVKDGDLLVRLNDDKTKATFAEAQAYLKDEQRKLKEFEKLAKRGAITQTEIDAQKASVEIARARLAAEKANLSYLNITAPFDGTTGFIDFSRGKMVSAGTELLTLDNLSVMQLDLQVPERYLSLISMGMNVKASSNAWTGQVFNGSVTGIDTRINSETLNLRVRLQFSNQDEKLKPGMLMSANLEFPPVAAPIIPVQALQYAGTKRYVYIIDENSKAHKTEVILGARVGNEVVIEKGLKIGERIVVQGIVNMRDGAKVVENGQQQKRPGKKDKS, encoded by the coding sequence ATGAAAAAACTAAGCTTTATTGCTGTCTGTATATCAGCACTCCTGATTGCAACAGAAGCGCCTGAAGTGGTTGCTGCCGGTCAGGGCAAAGCAGAAAAAATGTCAAAGGCAAGAACCACTCTGGTTGTCACAGAAACGGTTGGAATTCATAACATATCTCAGTCTCTGACTTTAATCGGCAAGCTTGAGGCAGAAGAGTCCGTGGTTATATCACCGGAAGTCTCCGGTAAAATCGATGTGATCAAAGTTAAGGCCAATCAGAAAGTAAAAGATGGTGATCTGCTGGTTCGGCTTAACGACGATAAAACCAAAGCGACATTTGCAGAAGCGCAGGCCTACCTGAAAGATGAACAGCGTAAACTGAAAGAGTTTGAAAAGCTGGCGAAAAGGGGCGCGATAACACAGACCGAAATTGATGCGCAGAAAGCCAGCGTAGAAATTGCCAGAGCACGACTGGCTGCAGAAAAGGCAAACCTGAGCTATCTCAATATTACAGCACCCTTTGATGGCACCACAGGTTTTATCGATTTCAGCCGCGGCAAGATGGTGAGTGCCGGGACCGAACTGTTAACTCTGGATAACCTTTCTGTTATGCAGTTAGACCTTCAGGTGCCGGAACGCTATCTCTCTTTGATTTCCATGGGAATGAATGTGAAAGCCAGTTCAAATGCCTGGACCGGCCAGGTGTTTAACGGCTCTGTTACCGGTATTGATACCCGGATTAACAGCGAAACGCTGAACCTGAGAGTCCGTTTACAGTTTTCTAATCAGGACGAAAAGCTTAAGCCGGGCATGCTGATGTCGGCTAATTTAGAATTCCCGCCTGTGGCCGCGCCGATTATTCCTGTTCAGGCTCTGCAATACGCAGGTACTAAGCGTTATGTCTACATCATTGACGAAAACAGTAAAGCACATAAAACGGAAGTGATTCTGGGGGCTCGTGTCGGCAATGAAGTGGTGATCGAAAAGGGGCTGAAAATCGGTGAGCGAATCGTTGTGCAGGGTATTGTCAATATGCGCGACGGTGCAAAGGTGGTTGAAAACGGTCAGCAGCAGAAACGACCAGGCAAAAAGGATAAGTCATAA
- a CDS encoding MFS transporter, whose translation MWNRLNGSMMFCQAMFGLSYYGVMIILTRFFLEELNYSEADTMMVVGAFSAIGPLFAIAGGFIADKFLGAYRSLTIAYLGFVSGYVLLLLGASTLNVPMSLCGIALASYARGLMSPSYPSLYKRTFATEENFENGYPVNYSVNNLGALIGQYMFPMLVLTIGFYGSFMLSAILAGLALFTLISFRNPLKKVAAEIDQASVSAKNWGLFMVTSAAMIGLVFFMFSNMDVGKNIVYAIGAVAIIYFISLMFKAGKSDALKMGTILIMFVLATAFLVYYGQMMTSMTMVTINTMRGDLFGIIPIAPEGSMAMNPLWCMVAGPVISILFSSLEKRGINFSTATKVSFSFILTAIAFGTLTVAVLTVGEDVIIRPEVFLVIHFFLAFGEVIVGSLVVAFILSVTPKHIENFSVSLYSVAIALSGIVGAVFSTSIALEKGQEISQEIVQTVYGDYFKLLTILAIVMVGVALLASVIIRKMLKKAEDESLQIELSEA comes from the coding sequence ATGTGGAATAGATTAAATGGCTCCATGATGTTCTGTCAGGCCATGTTTGGCTTATCATACTACGGCGTCATGATCATCCTGACCCGTTTCTTCCTGGAAGAGCTGAACTATAGCGAAGCTGACACCATGATGGTGGTGGGTGCTTTCTCAGCTATCGGGCCCCTTTTTGCTATAGCCGGTGGCTTTATCGCAGATAAATTCCTCGGCGCCTACCGGTCTCTGACCATTGCGTATCTGGGGTTTGTATCAGGTTACGTACTGCTGCTACTGGGCGCTTCAACATTAAATGTGCCAATGAGCCTTTGCGGTATCGCACTGGCAAGTTATGCAAGGGGCCTGATGTCACCTTCTTATCCAAGTCTCTACAAGCGTACCTTCGCCACTGAAGAGAACTTTGAAAACGGTTATCCGGTCAATTATTCCGTCAATAACCTTGGTGCTCTGATCGGCCAGTATATGTTCCCTATGCTGGTACTGACCATCGGCTTCTACGGCAGCTTTATGCTTTCAGCGATCCTGGCTGGCCTGGCTCTGTTTACCCTGATTAGTTTCAGAAATCCGTTGAAGAAAGTGGCAGCGGAGATCGATCAGGCTTCAGTTTCTGCAAAGAACTGGGGGCTGTTTATGGTGACATCTGCCGCCATGATTGGTCTGGTATTCTTTATGTTCTCCAACATGGATGTGGGCAAAAATATCGTTTACGCCATCGGTGCTGTCGCTATTATCTACTTCATCTCACTGATGTTTAAAGCCGGAAAATCCGATGCACTGAAGATGGGCACCATACTTATCATGTTTGTACTGGCCACGGCTTTCCTTGTCTATTACGGTCAGATGATGACTTCCATGACTATGGTCACCATCAACACGATGCGCGGCGATCTGTTCGGTATCATCCCGATAGCACCGGAAGGCTCCATGGCGATGAACCCGCTCTGGTGTATGGTTGCAGGTCCTGTGATTTCCATACTCTTTTCAAGCCTTGAAAAGCGCGGCATTAATTTCTCCACCGCAACAAAGGTAAGCTTCTCCTTCATCCTGACGGCGATTGCCTTTGGCACTCTGACCGTTGCCGTTCTCACCGTGGGTGAAGATGTGATTATTCGTCCGGAGGTTTTCCTGGTAATTCACTTCTTCCTTGCATTTGGCGAAGTTATTGTCGGTAGTCTGGTAGTTGCGTTTATTCTTTCTGTAACGCCAAAGCATATCGAGAATTTCTCAGTAAGCCTGTATTCAGTTGCAATTGCATTAAGTGGCATTGTTGGTGCAGTGTTCTCTACCTCTATCGCTTTAGAGAAAGGTCAGGAAATCTCCCAGGAAATCGTGCAAACTGTCTATGGTGATTACTTTAAACTGCTGACCATACTGGCTATTGTCATGGTCGGTGTGGCTTTACTGGCGTCTGTTATCATCCGTAAAATGCTGAAAAAAGCCGAAGACGAATCACTGCAGATAGAACTGTCTGAGGCATAA
- a CDS encoding GGDEF domain-containing protein — protein sequence MKNKILLPVGLAALLYALLLLSGAGNALLSWINGNEKYEIYYLLFSLCVASFFALFITAKDKAALIREIEVLSAEIKLIRKNESELNLLKRELLDSNKKFEELIEIDPLTACLNRRSFQSRLEEYIYNAKRYDHNICCVMADIDHFKSINDTYGHLVGDEVLKGIATILRTHVRKGDCVCRYGGEEFCIILPYTSGADAHNLVERIRESVQVFKLSDFNVTASFGVSSLEYGLEDSASLLSAADKALYEAKETGRNKVVSSNELELAPQV from the coding sequence ATGAAAAATAAAATACTACTCCCGGTTGGTCTTGCTGCTCTGCTCTATGCATTGCTTTTACTGTCAGGGGCTGGCAATGCACTTCTTAGCTGGATAAACGGCAACGAGAAGTACGAAATTTACTATCTGCTGTTCTCACTCTGTGTGGCCAGCTTTTTCGCTCTCTTTATTACAGCGAAAGATAAAGCTGCGCTTATTCGCGAGATCGAGGTTCTCTCTGCGGAAATCAAACTTATCCGCAAAAATGAAAGCGAATTGAATCTGCTAAAAAGAGAGCTGCTGGACTCCAACAAGAAGTTTGAAGAACTGATAGAAATTGACCCGCTTACCGCCTGTCTGAACCGGCGTTCCTTTCAAAGCAGACTGGAAGAATATATCTACAACGCAAAGCGGTACGATCACAATATCTGCTGCGTAATGGCGGATATCGACCACTTTAAGAGCATCAATGATACCTACGGTCATCTGGTTGGGGATGAAGTGCTGAAAGGTATTGCGACAATACTACGCACCCATGTAAGAAAGGGAGACTGCGTCTGCCGTTACGGCGGCGAAGAGTTCTGTATTATTCTCCCTTATACCAGTGGTGCGGATGCCCATAATCTGGTGGAAAGAATTCGCGAATCGGTTCAGGTATTTAAACTATCTGATTTTAATGTGACGGCGAGTTTTGGTGTTTCGTCTTTAGAATACGGCTTAGAAGATTCGGCATCCCTGTTGTCAGCTGCGGATAAGGCACTTTATGAAGCGAAAGAAACAGGGCGGAATAAAGTGGTCAGCAGCAACGAACTGGAACTGGCACCTCAGGTTTAG